The following proteins are encoded in a genomic region of Streptomyces collinus Tu 365:
- a CDS encoding PucR family transcriptional regulator, translated as MVGSRAHSLYHHSAGRHPTVSRSGPRRPAHTPADHALHELAALSCALFGTPDEVEILRLAMDHIAAAGPYSAEAGYLKVGGDLVPRPRDGQMPASTVSRRVRELAGQDGNVTVPGRRWGRALGLRGLEGLHGYLVVTSRSRPTEAERSLLATLVRYTAAALSVACAHRRRCEDALELRRLKAERTSLQRQLISVVAELGYERAVHALMADVAASGGGEEAVTRALHRLTGLPALVEDRFGRLRTWTGPGRPDPYPEPDPFRQDEMLHAAAREAGAVRIKDRLITLIRPHGDILGVLALVDTRDEADEHTVLALEHAATSLARELAHLRNLAEVELRLHRELADDLLAGTDEASAFKRSEAVGHDLHRSHYVVVVQWSNRTADDSFAQTVGRAAAAVGMRSLLTRRSDHVVLVAGDRPHARALYEALARETGTRSGTIGVSGPCDSVGEIPHRYQEAQRALEARHHSRDRYGTTFFDELGLYRILGPGNDYRELESFVREWLGQLIDYDSRHRATMVETLSGYFDCGGNYDETADSLAIHRSTLRYRLQRIREISGHDLADVEDRLNLQVATRVWKIMLGGTG; from the coding sequence ATGGTCGGCAGTCGGGCGCACAGCCTGTATCACCACAGCGCCGGGCGGCACCCCACGGTCTCGCGCAGCGGGCCCCGCCGGCCCGCCCACACCCCGGCCGACCATGCCCTGCACGAACTGGCCGCGCTCTCCTGCGCCCTGTTCGGCACTCCGGACGAAGTCGAGATCCTGCGCCTGGCGATGGACCACATAGCCGCCGCGGGGCCCTACAGCGCGGAGGCCGGATACCTGAAGGTGGGCGGCGACCTGGTCCCCAGGCCGAGGGACGGGCAGATGCCTGCCTCGACCGTGAGCCGGAGGGTGCGGGAGCTGGCCGGGCAGGACGGCAACGTGACCGTACCCGGCAGGCGCTGGGGCCGGGCCCTGGGGTTGCGCGGACTCGAGGGACTCCACGGCTATCTTGTCGTGACGTCACGCTCCCGGCCCACCGAGGCCGAACGGTCCTTGCTCGCCACGCTCGTCCGGTACACCGCTGCTGCACTCTCAGTCGCTTGCGCACACCGCCGCCGATGCGAGGACGCGCTGGAGCTGCGCCGACTGAAGGCCGAACGTACGTCCCTCCAGCGGCAGTTGATCTCCGTGGTGGCTGAGCTGGGCTATGAGCGAGCCGTTCACGCGCTCATGGCCGACGTCGCCGCGTCGGGTGGCGGCGAGGAAGCCGTCACCCGTGCACTGCACAGACTCACCGGACTTCCCGCGCTGGTCGAGGACCGCTTCGGCCGGCTGAGGACGTGGACCGGCCCCGGGCGCCCCGACCCCTATCCCGAACCGGACCCCTTCCGCCAGGACGAGATGCTGCACGCCGCAGCGAGAGAGGCCGGGGCGGTGCGGATCAAGGACCGGCTGATCACCCTGATCCGCCCGCACGGCGACATCCTGGGCGTGCTGGCTCTGGTCGACACCCGGGACGAGGCCGACGAGCACACCGTGCTCGCCCTGGAACACGCCGCCACGTCGCTCGCCCGGGAGCTGGCGCACCTGCGCAACCTGGCCGAGGTCGAGCTGAGACTGCACCGTGAACTGGCCGACGACCTCCTGGCGGGGACGGACGAGGCGAGCGCCTTCAAACGGTCCGAGGCGGTCGGACACGACCTGCACCGCAGCCACTACGTCGTCGTGGTGCAGTGGTCGAACCGGACCGCCGACGATTCCTTCGCGCAGACCGTGGGGCGGGCGGCCGCCGCGGTGGGCATGCGCTCGCTGCTGACCCGACGCTCCGACCACGTCGTCCTGGTCGCCGGCGACAGGCCGCACGCCCGAGCGCTGTACGAGGCGCTCGCCCGGGAGACCGGAACAAGGTCGGGGACGATCGGGGTGAGCGGCCCTTGTGACTCCGTGGGCGAGATCCCCCACCGCTACCAGGAGGCGCAGCGCGCCCTGGAGGCGCGCCACCATTCCCGCGATCGCTACGGCACGACGTTCTTCGACGAGCTCGGCCTCTACCGCATCCTGGGACCCGGCAACGATTACCGGGAACTGGAGTCGTTCGTCCGGGAGTGGCTCGGGCAGCTCATCGACTACGACTCCCGGCACCGCGCGACCATGGTGGAGACCCTGTCCGGATACTTCGACTGCGGCGGCAACTACGACGAGACCGCCGACTCCCTCGCCATCCACCGCAGCACGCTGCGCTATCGGCTCCAACGCATCCGCGAGATCAGCGGCCACGACCTCGCCGACGTCGAGGACCGGCTGAACCTGCAGGTGGCGACCCGCGTGTGGAAGATCATGCTGGGC